In Sphingobacterium zeae, one genomic interval encodes:
- a CDS encoding acyltransferase family protein: protein MTRFKSLDIFRGFTLAAMILVNNPGNYHHVFPQLEHSIWHGCTFTDLIFPFFLFAVGNSMAFSLKNSDQLAPGLYWNKIVKRTIILFLLGLFLNVFPFVEWNSLHQLEWIPFAKYRYFGVLQRIAICYFSCAMLVYYFKDKGALIVSAVFLLCYWLICYYSNPSDPYSLDGWFGTKLDISMFGASHLYHGEGTAFDPEDIWSVFPAISQTLFGYIAGKYIIQKLRGKRELNVLLLVGLSFIFAGYIWSFFFPLNKKIWTSSYCLFTTGIALSFLCILIYLIEFQKVNRLFYIIFDDFGKNTLLIYCISGLIPTICSFILIGVSQQNLWDFSYNILFGSWQNQQLSSALFALLFVALNWLIAYYLRKKKIYIKI from the coding sequence ATGACTCGTTTTAAATCACTGGATATTTTCCGTGGGTTTACACTCGCGGCTATGATTCTCGTCAATAATCCCGGCAACTATCATCATGTGTTTCCGCAACTTGAACACTCCATCTGGCATGGATGTACGTTTACAGATCTTATATTTCCATTTTTCTTATTTGCTGTTGGAAACTCGATGGCATTTTCTTTAAAAAATAGCGATCAGCTGGCACCAGGACTATACTGGAATAAAATTGTCAAAAGAACAATCATCCTTTTTCTACTCGGTCTGTTTTTAAATGTTTTTCCTTTTGTAGAATGGAATAGTCTTCACCAGCTCGAGTGGATTCCATTTGCCAAGTATAGGTATTTCGGCGTATTGCAACGTATCGCTATCTGTTATTTCAGTTGCGCTATGTTAGTATATTATTTTAAAGATAAAGGTGCGTTAATAGTCAGCGCGGTATTTCTTTTGTGCTATTGGCTGATTTGCTACTATAGTAATCCATCAGACCCTTATAGTTTGGACGGTTGGTTCGGAACCAAACTTGATATTAGTATGTTCGGAGCCTCTCATCTCTATCATGGTGAAGGAACAGCGTTTGATCCTGAAGACATTTGGAGCGTATTCCCAGCCATAAGTCAAACCTTATTTGGTTATATCGCAGGTAAATACATTATTCAAAAATTGAGGGGTAAGAGGGAGCTGAACGTGCTACTGTTGGTCGGTCTATCTTTTATTTTTGCCGGTTATATCTGGTCGTTCTTCTTCCCACTCAATAAGAAAATCTGGACAAGTAGTTATTGCCTATTTACCACTGGTATTGCTCTATCCTTCCTATGTATATTGATATACCTTATTGAATTTCAAAAAGTCAACAGATTATTTTATATTATCTTTGATGATTTCGGCAAGAATACACTACTTATTTACTGTATAAGTGGGCTGATCCCAACGATTTGCTCATTTATCCTCATAGGGGTCTCCCAGCAAAATCTCTGGGACTTTAGCTACAATATCCTGTTTGGCAGTTGGCAGAATCAACAATTATCCTCCGCCCTATTTGCATTGCTATTTGTCGCTTTGAATTGGTTGATCGCCTATTACTTACGAAAGAAAAAGATCTATATCAAAATCTAG